The following are from one region of the Anguilla rostrata isolate EN2019 chromosome 7, ASM1855537v3, whole genome shotgun sequence genome:
- the LOC135258577 gene encoding cilia- and flagella-associated protein 251-like, whose product MYFSLPLSIGRGSKSDGDSLERSPEPSADDREAEEVKDTRSRRGRSSQSATPQRDTSKTRKEDSEESTGPGTGQPLKSDDEGEKAVETKVPRRGRWSKGTTPSLRETRSSSQELEEEEVKEQEQPEKEKPEDAPIRRGRSSAGQVKEVSEGGQQKKEEEEEPRTGSGSEEKREEKEEDEKSDQKKRPGRPRERRPWSRVAKRRMEKALTPKKPVALVSLH is encoded by the exons atgtatttctctctccctctctccatagGCAGAGGTTCGAAGAGCGACGGAGACAGTCTGGAGCGGAGCCCGGAACCTTCTGCAGAC GACAGAGAGGCGGAGGAGGTGAAGGACACCAGGAgccggagggggcggagctctcaGAGTGCCACTCCCCAGAGGGACACAA GCAAGACCAGGAAGGAGGACAGTGAGGAGTCTACAGGTCCAGGCACGGGGCAGCCACTTAAAAGT gaTGATGAAGGCGAGAAGGCCGTGGAGACAAAAGTTCCACGCAGGGGGAGGTGGTCCAAGGGCACGACTCCGTCGCTCAGGGAAACGC GATCCTCATCCcaagagctggaggaggaagaggtgaaGGAGCAAGAACAG CCTGAGAAGGAGAAGCCCGAGGATGCTCCCATTCGTAGAGGACGAAGTTCTGCTGGCCAGGTCAAAGAGGTCAGCGAAG GTGGCCAGcagaagaaagaggaggaggaggagcctagAACAGGAAGTGGCTCCGAGGAAAAACGAGAGGAG AAAGAGGAAGACGAGAAGAGCGATCAGAAGAAACGGCCGGGCCGCCCGAGGGAG AGGAGACCTTGGAGCAGAGTGGCGAAAAGGAGGATGGAGAAAGCTCTGACTCCAAAGAAACCAGTAGCACTC GTAAGCCTGcactga